The Cervus canadensis isolate Bull #8, Minnesota chromosome 5, ASM1932006v1, whole genome shotgun sequence genome contains the following window.
CAAGGGGGTAGAAGTCGAGGGTTGCTGGGGGTGGGATGGAATCAATTCCCAGGTTTTCATCTCAGGCAGCTGGCTGGTGGTGTCATTCGctaggagaagaggaggaggagaatgaaagCATATTATTGGTGATGGTGAACTCCATTTGGAATAAAGTGAGTTGGGGGTTCCTGGAGGACCAACAAGTAGAGAGGAGCAGTCCTTGGTTGCACATTCAAGTAAGAAGCCTAGGAGTTGAGTTTggacaggaaacacagatttgGGAGTCATCAGAAGTAGCTGGAAGTTAAAGCTCTGCAACCAAACTGAGGGACCAAGAGAAGGACAAGGATGACCCCACAGGTGTGCAGCCTGGACAAGGCACATAGAGGAAGAGGAACCAGGAAGGACCCAGAGTGGGGTGGTCAGAGGGAGAGGAGGGTGTGAGAGACCAAGCAGCACCCAGTGGAGTCAAAGTctgcagagaaggaagggaggtgggatgggagaCGTCTGTGACTTTAGGAACAGAATCTATTGGTGACTGTTCAATGCAGCTTTGGTGGCATGGTGGTAGGGGTAGAAACCAGGGGCTCAGCGAGGTCACAAGCTGGGGACATAGGTGTCAGCTACCCTTTGAAGGACACGAATGGGTCACAGCTTCAAGGCTGGCTGTTTGGTTTCCAGTGGGAGAGACTTGAATAGATTCTCCGCCTCATGCTCTCTAGCAGTCCACGATGCTGAAAGGACTGTTGCGGCCACCGATGGTTAGAAGCCGTCTCAGTTGGGCTTCTCCTATCGCATGGAagactttacttttacttttccgACTCACCAGATGTCTCGCCAGCTTCCCAGGCTCCTGGTCCTGGGTGTGCTTCCTATCCACTGTCAGAGGCAAGCAGCTCGCCATGCCCCTGCCGCCGCCTCCACTATCACCACCTCCACTGCCGCCTGGCAGTCAGGCCTCACCTCTGCCTTATTCTGTGTCCCCTCTAGACCCATACTTGCTCCTCACCACTTGTGCCCACATGGGTCTCAGGACTCCGAGTCCTAGCAAGAGCCTGGCATGGTCCCATAAGTAGCCAGGTGACCAGTGTGATGATAGGGACCCTGGAATGGGATTTTCCACACCCCAACTTTTGGGTTTTGGATGCATTACAAGGGTGCTGAGGTGTTGCCCCTGTACCAGCTGGGGTAGGCGGGGGCAGGGCTGCCTCAGTCTAGCAGCCCTCTCATTCCCACAGGCTGtcctttgaaagaaagtgaaagtgttagttgctcagtcatacccaactccttgccaccccatggactgtagcacaccaggctcctccatccatggaattctccaagcaagaatactgaaatgcgtagccattcccttttccaggggatcttcctgacccagggatcaaacctgggtctcctgcattgcaggcagatgctttactttTGAATCCCTGTTTCCTTTGCGAGTTGTGATGTGGGAAGCTCTACCCTACAGGACTCCaaacccccctccccgccccgccttcCCGCCCCGGGAAGATACCCTTTCTTCCTAGTGTAACTCAGAGTCCCTCTGCTGTCTGTCTTCTCCGCTTCCCTTTCCTTGTTCTCTGGAGACAGGGACAGTCTGGCCCCTGCCCACATCAAATGCTGTCTGGGGCTGGGACAAGCCTCAAAACACACTTTAAATCACTTCTTTCCCTCCATCTTCCCCAAGTCTGCCCACCACGCACACCCTTGACCTGTATGCCGTGAGTGACAGTGACCTTCCTGAAGGCAGTTGACTCTGCCCCCATGGGCCAAGGCATCACACCAGTGTCTGATTAGACTGTGTTACCCCGTGGAAACACATGGTGCGTGAATGTAGCTTTCTCCTGGGCTCTTATAGGTACACGTCCTGGGACTGTTAATGCGGGGCTGGACTTTGCTCCTGCTGATCTCCTGCCTGGAGTATCTTCCCCTCCCTCGTCACCACTGACTCAGTGTAAATCTTGTCTTACAGGGGAGACTGACAACCAGGGAGGTGGGGTCAGCtgggctttattttcttgaagagcctAACTCTTAAAAGGGGTCTTCTTTGTCAACTACTTGGGCTGCCAGAACAAAACACCACACACTGGATGGCTTAAACCACAGAGATTTAGTTTCTCAAGAGTTCCAAGGTGCCACTGAtattggtttctcctgaggcctcgcTCTTTGGCTTGCAGATGCCACCTTCTTGCTGTGCCCTCACAGAGCATTttccggggtgggggaggggagacaggaagaatgagagggaggaggaggaagagaaagggagagtttcctttctcttcttgtaAGTCCACAAATCCTGTTGGATTAGGGTCTATTTTACCACCTcacttaaccttaattacctctttaaaggtgTCATCTCTAAATACAGTTGCATCAGGGGTTAGAACTTCAGCATATAGatcttgaaaaaagtgaaagttagtcgctcagtcatatctgactctgcgatcccatgggctgtagcccgccaggctcctctgtccatggaactctccaggcaagaacactggagtgggttgtcattaccttctccagggcatcttccccacccagggattgaccctcccgcaatgcaggcagatgctttaccttctgagccaccaagtaaaGGTATATAAACCTTGGGGGAACACAATCCAGTCCATAACATTCTATCTTTAACACAttctatttttctgcattttctccagTGCTTGGGTATTGCATTAGTTTCCTATGACTGCTTTAACAAATTAcgacaaacttggtggcttaaaccaACACTAGTCTATTCTCTAACTGATCAAGAGGCAAGAAGTCCAAAATTGGTATCACTGAGTTGAAATCAAGCTGCCAGCGGGGCCTCAGTCCCTCTGGAAGTTCTAAGGTGGACCCTGCTCCTTATCTCTTCCAGTTTTTGTGCTTAATAGCATTGCTTGAATTGAGGCCACATCATACCAATCTCTGCCCCTGCAGTGctcactttctttcctcctcttctgtgtATCAAATTTTCCTTTACTACTCTCTCATGAGGACAATTGAGATTGCATTTAGGGACCCCCTGAATAAACCAGGAAAACAAcctatctcaagatccttaacttactCATATCTGTAAAGATCTGTATTCCAAATGTTACATTTTCAGGTTCCAGGGACTTGGAACTGCTACTTTTCGTGGGGCCATTATTCCCTCCACTACAGgtatataattcatatactatCATTTGGgggttttcctggtagctcagaggtaaagaatcctccttccaatgcagcagatgtgggtttgatccctggattgggaagatcccgtggaggaggaggaaatggcaacccactccagtattcttgccaggaaactTTCATggactggaggagcctggtgggctacactccgtgaggtcacagagtcggacacgactgaacacacacacgcactatCATTTGGTGTTTTAGTAACGTAGTCAACCTATGAAAGACTTAAAAGATGTCTTTCTTGGGTGTGTGTAGGCAGGATCACACCCCTCCAAACCATCCGGCTGGACAGGTTTGTCCATCCAAAGGACAGCTGCTCTGTCCTTTGCTGTGGTCTACTCCTAGGACCTGAAGGGTGGTCTGGAGGTTGAGAAGCTGAGAAGTCTCCCTGGAGAGAAAATGCTTGGATGATCAAGGATGGGAGAGCAAGGAAAGGAGAGCATCTTCCATGGATTCCTATTTCACGGCTGATTAGAGGGCTGGGTATCTCACTCCTATAAGCCATTTCACTTGCAATAATTTTACTTCTAGTTAGAGCAATCTCCAGGCTGAGTCTCGGGCAGTAAGACTCTGCTTTCCCCCCTCTTACAAAACAGAGTCTGTCCCTAATCTGTGTTCTGTGTCAtgatgcttttttccccctttctggaTTACTTAAAGTACCTGATCAATTTTCAATTTACTTATGAAGTCCAAgggcttccatgatagctcagttggtaaagtatctgcctgtaatgcaggagaccctggttcgattcctgggtcaggaagatcccctggagaagggataggctacccactctactattcttgggcttcccttgtggctcagctggtagagaatttgcctgcaatgcaggagacctaggttcaatccctgggttgggaagataccctggagaagggaaaggctacccactccagtattctggcctggagaataccatggactgtatgtatagtccatggggtcatatgAAGTCCAAAGAGGCAACTGTGTTGAAAATTAGCAATTTTAATCAATGGTGAAAGCaccacttttttgttttgttttgttttaacaaagAGGGTTACTGCAGAATCAATCTTCACAAACAGTGCTTTATTTGGTCACAGGATCCATGGTCCACTATTAGGATGGGAGAACTTTATTGGATGCTAATCTAACatctaaaattatatttgtctGCTCTTCTTTCTTGCCATTTATGGTAAAAAATCTGAAGCCAGAGCACCATAAATGTTTTGCTTCTCATTTTCTAGTCTCATCCCAATTTCATTTTCTCGCAATGAGAGGAGGGATTGGAAGATAATTAGCAATGTTCTTCTCCCACATTTAACAACATCTCTGCTTACTGTGCTCTATGTTACTGCTTACTCTGAAAAATTCAATATGTAACTTGAATATTGTTTCAGGCTTTTCAAAGTTTTGTGTGTTTCTGGGACATTACTAATGGTTTACCTTAAAATGAATAGAAACTATTATGAAGGAGACTTCAGGATAAAAGCATAATCCCCTCTAGGAACCACTTCACTAAAATGCCATTGTTAAGGGATGGGGCGGAAGAAGCAGAAGGAAGGTTAGACAGTGACTTAGAAATATCAACATTTGGTGTCAAGGCATTGATCCCTTTATACCTGTTGATCTGTAGGGTGAATGGAACCATGTTTATCACTGGGAACTTTATATTCATGTTCTCTTGTACTATCTAATTTGCATCAATTCagtgcatgcgtgcgtgtgtgcttagtcacttcagtcatgtcaaactctctgcgaccccatggaccatggcccaccaggctcctccgtccatgggattctccaggcaagaatactggagtgggttggcatttccttctccagtgataaaaaATGAAGCGAGTGAAGTgagtaaagtgaagttgctcagtcatttccgactctttgcgaccccatggactgcagcccaccaagctcctccatccatgggattttccaagcaagagtactggagtgggttgccatttccttctccgcacCAATTCAGTATTAGATTTAATTGCACTGTTTGCATTTATTCCTCCGACACCAGGGACATGAGTCAACTATAACCTTTATTATCTCTTCTGGTGAAGGTAGCCCCATTGGTAATGGGTAAATCTTTTGGAAAAGACTGTCTCCCCACTCCCTCTTTTTTGGGGTGCCAGGCAAAATATTGCATTACATGAACTCACTCTTCATGCTGTTCCTGTTCTCGCTTATTCTCTGTGTTTCCCTTGACCCAGTCCAGTTGCTAGAGGCTTATGCTCCTAGAATAGACACCTGATAAGTGAGTTCACATCCTGCTGTTGGTGGCTTTAAGATGCTGATATTCCTGGGAGTGTTTTAAGGAGACTCCGTGCTTGGCATAACACCTTATCTAAAGGAACCAATCTCCAATGGCAGATTTTCTGGTCCTAGGGCAGTTACACAGAGGAGAAATTTTTTGAGCAGTTTTGTCTTTCTAGGGTCCCTCAAGTTCTGCCAATTTCACTTACAAATAAGACTGCTCATGGATATGGGGACAACATCCTTTGGGGATTGTAATACACACTTCTTGTGACTCCTATTAAAGATGGAATTTTCCATGGAAGCAGAATCTCAAGGGTCTCTTTGTTTAAGACCCAAATGCAATGAAAGGATCTTTCCACTTCTCACTGTGGATATTTGCGGTGTAAATGTTGGGGACTTCCTGCTGTGCTGAGATGACCTTTTTCCTGATGTATCTCCTGGGTAAGGGCTCATGCTAGGAGAGAATCTGGACTTTGCTGAGAGGTGCACGGCCCACAAGTCACCCCTGGGAAGATGCAGGTCCTGAGACAGGAAACCAGTCTGGAAGTCTGGACTTTcgtctctctgggcctcagttttgtGAGACTGGGCTCGAAGGAGTTGGAGAGCATCTCAGGAAGGGTCTGTTCGCCTCTACTCCATTTAGCTGGTTTTTATCCTCAGCCTAGACTCTTCACTGATACTTAgactttcctttctgttttctgcgGCACTTTCTCCTTTAACCCTGGGCTGCTCAATCAGAAattacaactaagacctggggaaATGAGTTGAAAAGGGGGCCAGAGGAAACTCTGGAGTGCTGCTGGTGGGAGAGCTGCCCGAGTGTTCATTCCAGGTGCCAGGACATGAACTCGTTTTACATGGTGCTGTTTCAGGAGAAACGTAGCCCCTCTCGCTGCTTTCATCATGAATGACTTTTCCTTGATACCCAGCAGTCTGCCTGCCTTCAGGTTACAGCACAGGCAGGCTGGCAGGAACTTTCACAAGATGGTGGCTTATTATACACAGATTCCTAACCCTGGGAACCACCTCTTCAGCACTCTCAGATTCCAGTCTTTTCTTAGTCCACAGGGAAAGACTTCCCAGGCTCGGACCCAATCCTTTCAGGCCTGGAactgaacattttttaatttactttttaaaaaatgtatatatttttgactgtgccgcacagcatttgggatcttagtttcttgatcaAGAATGGAACCCTCACCCCTTGCATTGAAAGTGCGaagtttttaaccactggactgccagagaagtccctggaacTGAGCATTTTCTATGTCAATCCCTTTTCTGACCCATTTTGAGTAGAAACTTTGCTAGGATGTAGTGGATCCTTTTATTTGCTCAAAATCTTCCTCCGTGAGTATGTCCCtcgccctaaaaaaaaaaaaaaaaaaaaaatctcaccagTCCCTTGAGGCCCCATTTGGGTCCTGCTCTTCCATGGAGCCATCCCAGGTCTTTCCCTCCCCAGAACTCAAAGCTCTGTTTTCCCAGTGATTTGGCAATGAAGCACACACATGCCTGACGACTTCATGATACCAATTTCACGTTTTCAGCATCACTAATTTTGATGTATGGCAGACATCTCTGTCTTCGTGATGAGTCTCTAAAATATTAACTCTATTCTGCATAGCGGTCTTGATTTGGGCAGATTTTTAAAACCTATCACCTGCTTCAATCTGCTTCCCACAAAGGAAATTTGGCTAACCTTCAAAGGATGATTATTGACCTCCCTTAAAAGCCAATGGAAGTAAATTCTCTATCAGAGTATCTGAAGTAAAGATGGAAGATAATTAAATGCAGCACATTAGTTGTAAAACAGATCTCACTGTGTTGTACCTCACTTCATAAAATAAGCATACCTCTCATTCTTCCTCACAACTTCCTTTGCAGCACTTTACCACAGAATAATGACTCCCTGACAACTCAAGTTAGATGCTGAGGCCTACTTTTTGATAAGCACTTGCTCTAAGAATAAGGTGAAAATTAAACATTCtcaggaagggaagcctggctggaTAAGATGGTATGCCATCAGAATAAAGCATGTGATGTTCCAGGTATTGTCAGATGAAACATTTCTTGAAAACCTACAAGGGAAACCCTCTgctttagaaaataaacatactgCTTTCTCAAAACCAACACGCTGAATACGTACAAGTATGGTTTTGAGTTGCATGATGTTATTGAGTCACATACAGTCAAGTGAACCAGAAGGCTACCCATCTGGGTCAGTAGTAGCTTTTCACTTGGCATCTGTAaagtacaattttattttctctgtttcaaaatatttatcaagttaACTCATGGACTCATGAAATTCCTCCTTACCATGATTTCAAGTGTTTTCATGGGGAGACTTGAGAAAAAATGGTAACTTTCAGTGACATAAAAAAGGAATAGACCATGACTCTGGAAACTCTTTTTTATGTTCAACCAATTTAGTCTTTTGTTTGTGACTCTGACTCACTGAAATGTGATACTTAATGACTTTACATTTGTGAAGACCTAAGTACcttgatattttatctttttcagcAGGTAATTTTAGGTACAAATAATCTGTCTTGTTCTTTGTTAGACCTACTCAAAGGGAAGAACCTTGACTGCTACAACACCAAGGGTCTCTACCCTGTACAAACTGCATGGTCTTTTTTTCTGGTTGTTGGGTCACCGGGGGCTCACATCCTGGATCTGCAAATAAAGTGCATCTTGGTAAATTAGGGTAAAAGTGGCAGAATGGTCACTGGCTGAGAAAATCAATTCAGCTCTCAGCAGGTGCAAGGAGGAAGAGCTTTTTTGCAGGAGAAAATGTCCACCAGCCCTGCACCTGCTCCCTAGAGAAGGAACTGAGCATTAGAAAGGCTGCCACAGGAGAAATGACTCAACAGTATGGTTCAAAAGCCGGATGTGGCTGTTTCCTTTCTTACAGGGTATGTTTGTTGCCATCTCAATGGTATCTAACCTAACGGGAGGGACCATATGTAAAAGGGCTCAGAGAAAGTCTAGCAGATGCATGATTGCTTAGATTCTATACACGAACCCAACCCTGGCAGAGCTGTCCTCTCTACCTGTCACAGAAGGAGCAGAGGAAATACACAGACGTTCCTTGTCATTTCACCTAACAGTTTAATCTGCAGATGAAGAGTAAAATGAGAATATGATcagtaaaaaaattaagatgtgtTGAAAGAGTCTGCTTAAAAAGGATGAGATATACTGGACTCTTGCTCATGCATAACAGTTAGAAGAGGCTGGGAAGTCTCTGTGTGGAACTTGAACCATGAGTGCATGTGGTCTAGCAGAAAAAGAACACTGGAAATTGTGAGGCAGAAAGACAGCAGGGAAATTAAGGCAAGAACTCAGTGCATTAGGGGAGCTTGTTGCCTCTTTTACTGTGTTTCACTTCTAACTCAAAGATTCTTTCAGCTAACCAGATGACAGAATTGCAACAATTTCAGACATGGTGACAGAATCGCTGAAGTGTTTGGAAGCAGTAGTCATTTCAGGGATACATTTcaaggagaaatgaaagaatgaaagtttTTGTGAGTGTTTGTCTTAGAGGGGGAAAGGGTGGTTGACAACAGGACAGGAATCGATGTGTACATTTCCTGTTCCTGTTTCCTTAACCAACATTCTCAGAGCATCTCTGTCTCCTTGGGGGGCCAAGTGCTTTCTACTGCCCTGTTTTTGGCCTCCTTAATCTTGTCTGTATGGTACCCGCAGCAAGGAGACATCCATCTGATAGGGACAAGGTTAGGCCTGCATGAGTTTGCTGTGTTAAATTTAGGTTGGAGattcatggaaatgaattttttTGAGAGGTTGGCGTCAGtgttgcctaaaaaaaaaaaagaaagaaaaatcgtCTCACATGTTCAGTTTTCCTAAAATTGAAGGGCCTTGTTTCTggataataatcaaaataatcaaaattactGAGTGAGTAGAATACACCTCTTACCTCATTTAAAGACTTGTGTACACTTTACAGAAGCAATTTTTTCTAGCCTTGGATGTCAAGAAAATATAACCTTTGTCTTATGTTTTTGTTTAGTACTATAACCAAGCAAGCTGATTTTAACATTTACTCTTTATTGTGTTGTAGGAAGTACCTATGTAATGCAAGTATGTACTGCACTAAAATACCCATATTTCCAAAGAACATTAGGTGGTATAGCCCACAGTCTCTGCAGAAGCATTGTGAGTAACCTGTGCCTTTACACTTTACAATCCACTGTTGGCTGCTGTGAAAAGtataatagatgaagaaaaaaaaaataaagctaagtaTGAGTACACTTTtccaaacatacacatacacagctTACAATGGAACCCAATGGAAAAAGTCAAATGACCACATTCGATGTAGTATCTATAAAATGTAGACTTTGCAATAAAAAGCCAAAggcacataaaaatatattttaactttaaaaataacttagttACAGTAATACTTCGCTTGTGTCTTACCAACATGTAGCTGACAGTCAAAATTTCGCAATATAGATATAACATATAGGGATATATAAGAGCTACAAGCAAATCCCTGGAACCCAAAATGTTCAAATgtggaaacaagagaaaagtttTAACACTGAAGAATTTGCTATGGTGAGCCCAAACCACATAATATAGAAAAGAGTCTAGAAAAAAAGGCGTGGGTGTTAAATAAATTTTGACTTCCTCTTGCTCAGAAAATGCAAGTCCTGTAAAGGCCCTTAATGTGACTGGCACAGCCCTTCATAGCTAAGTAATGCCAGTCCTGGCCAAGTCATATTTCTCACGTGTCTGGAAACAAAAAATGTGAGCTGTATACATTAGCATGGCCCGCTGAAAATGGGTTCTGACTCACTTCCTCTCTTTTGGCAGgacaagtttttttgttttttttttttttcctttatactgTTTTTGCAAACAGGGTATCCCaggtaaaaaaatattttgtgggaAGGTTTTTTAGAAACCCATCACATGACAGCAAGTATAGCCAGTGAAGCTTTCCTCTTTGTGGTtagttttcttccattctgtctTTTGGTATCTTTTACACCAAAGGAAAAGGGCCCGGCGGTGTCCCGTTACTTATTTTTATCCATGACATTCAGCACCTCATCCAGAAAGGAGGGCCCGAGATCAAGCTGCAGGGACAGGAGGGAACCCGTGAGGTCAGAGAGGGACTCCTCCGACTTAGTCTTTTCCTTGACGAGCTCGCAAGGGGCAGGAGGGTCCAATATGTCCTCCGCCGCCCAGTCGGGGTACTGTTCCGAGAGGCTGGAAGAGTGGCTGTCCCTCCCCTGGCTGGACTGGGACGCGGACCCGCTCGACCCCCACGAGACGTCACCTTGGTGGGCCGTCCGGTTCTCCAACACACTGCTTTTCTCTGGAGCCTTCTCCTCCATGACCGGCTCACAGCTAAGCCGGGGCAGCTTTCCCGGCCCAAAGGACTCCTGCTTGGAGCTGAATGTCACCGGGGACAGCAAGGGCAACATGAGGGCTTGGGACCCTCCGATGGTCGGCAGAGAGATGGCGTTCTTGAGCACCGGCGAGGGCGTTTCCGTGAACATGGAGTCGGAGGTGCTGTTGGCCCGGAAGAACTCGTTATGCCCAGGGAACTGGCCCATGTGCGCTTTCTCCTGGTTTCCGGGCAGAAGCTCATAGTtgccttggagaaaggaaatgtctccaAAGACATCGTGCTGGCCCTCCTTGCCGATGTGAATGGTGTGGCGGAAGTCTCCGAGGGGCGGACTGATCATATCGGGAGACAAGATGTCCCTcagtttaaatttctttcctttcttgttatTGGCAGCTTTCAGGTAAATCGGGGTTTTGGCTGGCATTTTGGAGTTTGAGAATGTCGATTTTGCAAAAGGGAAAGAGGGCCACTTTCTTCACGGATGTTATAAGTTTCCCAATACCCTTTTGGATAGGTACTGTCACATCATTTTTCTCAAATAGCTCCAGAAGTGGCTCTGAAACAAGAAGGAAGCTAAGAGGCCTTCCTGGACGCACAGCCAAGCAGGCCTTTCTGGAGAGCCACTCACATCCTCCAGCCTCTTCCACAGCAGGGAGAAACCTGGAAGAGAAACCAAAGCAGGTTAAAATTGGCTGCCCCTTCAGGGGtcccttgggcttccttggtggctcagatagtaaagaatctgccagtaatgcaggagacctgggttcgatccctgggttgggaagatcccctggagaagggaacagctacccgctccagtattgttgcctgaagaactccatggacagagaagcctgatggtctacagtccatgggggtcacaaagagtcggatacaacttagtgactaacacacacacaggtcacGTGGGCCTGACTTTTCCACAAGAGCCTGTAAATAATGGAGGACTTCAGTTCCCATTTGAAGTCAAGCTTTATTATGTTTCCCTCCATTAAGTAGGATTAAAAACTTTAATCCTAACAAGGGTGCACTCATCTTAGTCTTacttcaggagaaaaaaagaaaaaagggagagaaagagagattaaaaaacccaaacatatGATATCAGCACTTTTTAAACATGGTAATGGACACAaattttctggatatttttaaGCTTTAAGTCCTTTTCCTCTAAGAACTGCTGTCAGCACATGACCAGAGTGACTGCAGCTCCTTAGACACAACtgaatttaagatatattttctcTTGTGCTTTGATGTTCACATCAGCAAGGCTATTTTGTTGTTGACTGAGttctatatataaataatgcAATACAATGAAGTCCCATAAGGAGCTGGAATTATCATTTACTAAGGGACAGTGTTGCTAGTGTCCAAAAAATCTCCGTGAAAATGCAttcttacagataagaaaactgagatttgggagtaaaacaacaacaacaaaaaacccaacagCCTTGCTCAGTAACATACAGTCATTATGGAAGTTGGAGCTGGAATCAACTTGGGGTAGAGAGAACAGG
Protein-coding sequences here:
- the CDC42EP3 gene encoding cdc42 effector protein 3 translates to MPAKTPIYLKAANNKKGKKFKLRDILSPDMISPPLGDFRHTIHIGKEGQHDVFGDISFLQGNYELLPGNQEKAHMGQFPGHNEFFRANSTSDSMFTETPSPVLKNAISLPTIGGSQALMLPLLSPVTFSSKQESFGPGKLPRLSCEPVMEEKAPEKSSVLENRTAHQGDVSWGSSGSASQSSQGRDSHSSSLSEQYPDWAAEDILDPPAPCELVKEKTKSEESLSDLTGSLLSLQLDLGPSFLDEVLNVMDKNK